A portion of the Candidatus Scalindua japonica genome contains these proteins:
- a CDS encoding phospholipase D-like domain-containing protein, with protein sequence MQEYNKIMTILICTIFLSVSVLLSETKTAYSLPADDVIPLIDEDYYPAVHKAFSNAKKSILCVMYMAKLDRRHKDGDEYQLVLDLINAHKRGVEVLVIFDQNVKFWEKGKKRDRIERRSEYAYDLLLRAGVPVFYDNKNRVTHSKVMVIDTYITIVGSTNWTYGALRKNHEASVMITSRDVALVFERKLKHIEKNIAK encoded by the coding sequence ATGCAGGAATACAACAAAATAATGACCATTTTAATATGTACTATCTTTTTGAGTGTTTCAGTTTTGTTGTCTGAAACAAAAACTGCCTATTCTCTGCCTGCCGATGACGTAATTCCTCTTATTGACGAAGATTATTATCCGGCAGTCCACAAGGCATTTTCCAATGCGAAAAAATCCATACTATGTGTTATGTATATGGCTAAACTAGACCGGAGGCATAAGGATGGAGATGAATATCAACTGGTTCTTGATCTTATAAACGCACATAAAAGGGGAGTAGAGGTCCTGGTTATTTTTGACCAGAATGTCAAATTCTGGGAAAAAGGCAAAAAAAGAGACAGAATAGAAAGAAGGAGTGAATATGCGTATGATCTACTGTTGCGTGCCGGTGTGCCTGTTTTTTATGACAACAAAAACAGGGTAACCCACAGTAAAGTGATGGTTATTGATACATATATAACGATTGTTGGGAGCACTAACTGGACTTATGGCGCATTGAGGAAAAACCATGAAGCATCGGTAATGATAACATCCCGGGACGTTGCGCTTGTATTCGAGCGAAAATTGAAGCATATAGAGAAAAACATAGCTAAGTAG
- a CDS encoding 4Fe-4S dicluster domain-containing protein yields the protein MEKLLNKNKFDSLITGLKKQGYKAIAPKKDNKLVTLGEIQDANEISLDHVITNNSIKEYFLPKTEKILSYTIDKNKVEMKEPEGFAVKSVIFGSRPCDAFSLPVMDKVFNWDCVDKFWVERREAITIVTISCDKCDSYCFCTSVGLAPDAKQGSDVLLTKISNDEYLVETVTEKGENLVKELGSVFSDPPSETPDRQVATVEKKFDLGKIKPWLDDNFEHDVWDDFSNKCIGCGACTFVCPTCHCFDIVDECTMTKGDRVKNWDGCQFSMFTMHTSGHNPRSTQGMRWRQRIMHKFKYYVEKFDSTLCVGCGRCSRVCPADMNISEMLEIIETEAGK from the coding sequence GTGGAAAAACTCTTAAATAAAAATAAATTTGATTCTTTAATAACAGGGTTAAAAAAACAAGGCTACAAGGCTATTGCTCCTAAAAAAGATAACAAGCTTGTTACATTGGGCGAGATTCAGGATGCAAATGAAATCTCACTTGACCATGTTATTACCAACAATTCTATAAAAGAATATTTCCTTCCAAAGACGGAAAAAATTCTATCTTATACAATAGATAAAAATAAAGTTGAAATGAAAGAACCTGAAGGCTTCGCTGTTAAATCAGTCATCTTTGGGTCAAGACCCTGTGACGCATTCAGCCTGCCAGTTATGGATAAGGTCTTTAACTGGGATTGTGTTGACAAGTTCTGGGTAGAAAGAAGAGAAGCCATAACGATAGTAACTATTTCGTGTGATAAGTGCGATAGCTACTGCTTCTGTACATCTGTAGGGCTGGCTCCGGACGCAAAACAGGGAAGTGATGTACTGCTTACCAAAATCTCTAACGATGAATATCTGGTTGAGACCGTAACCGAAAAGGGCGAAAACCTTGTAAAGGAGTTAGGATCTGTTTTTTCAGACCCGCCGTCAGAAACCCCTGATCGACAGGTTGCAACAGTCGAAAAGAAATTTGACTTAGGTAAAATCAAGCCGTGGCTTGATGATAATTTTGAACACGATGTTTGGGACGATTTTTCAAATAAATGTATTGGCTGTGGAGCATGTACATTTGTTTGTCCCACATGTCACTGCTTCGATATTGTCGATGAATGTACGATGACCAAAGGAGACAGGGTCAAAAACTGGGATGGATGCCAGTTCTCAATGTTTACCATGCATACATCAGGACACAATCCAAGATCGACACAAGGCATGCGATGGAGACAGAGGATTATGCATAAATTTAAATATTATGTAGAAAAATTTGACAGCACCCTCTGTGTTGGATGCGGAAGATGTTCGAGGGTTTGCCCTGCTGATATGAATATTTCTGAAATGCTTGAAATAATTGAAACCGAAGCCGGGAAATAA
- the cmk gene encoding (d)CMP kinase: MIIAIDGPAGSGKSTAAKGLAERLGFTYLDSGAMYRAFTWKACSSGADFSDKDGLSKLLADTSIRIECSADGTKVFVDDADVTKEIRHPSITENIHHISSLDFVRRKMVDLQRDFAKDKDIIAEGRDMCSVVFPNADKKVYMDADIQERAKRRHSELRAFNNDGSIDNVTEDIVRRDQRDSTRQFAPLKREPDALYLDTTNLDAKDVVDILIKEIEKEQQKD, from the coding sequence TTGATCATAGCGATCGATGGGCCGGCTGGGTCCGGAAAAAGTACTGCGGCAAAAGGATTGGCTGAGCGTCTTGGCTTTACGTATCTGGATAGCGGTGCGATGTATAGGGCCTTTACGTGGAAAGCATGCAGTTCCGGCGCTGATTTCAGCGATAAAGATGGGCTCAGTAAGCTGTTGGCAGATACCAGTATCAGAATAGAATGTTCGGCTGATGGAACAAAAGTATTTGTGGATGATGCCGATGTCACAAAAGAGATAAGGCATCCGTCTATAACAGAAAATATACACCACATATCCAGCCTGGATTTTGTCCGCAGGAAGATGGTTGATCTTCAAAGGGATTTTGCAAAAGACAAAGATATTATTGCAGAAGGCAGAGATATGTGTTCGGTTGTTTTTCCGAATGCGGATAAAAAAGTTTATATGGATGCTGATATTCAGGAAAGGGCAAAAAGGCGGCATTCTGAGCTCCGGGCTTTCAATAATGATGGTAGCATAGATAATGTTACAGAAGACATTGTCCGGAGAGACCAAAGGGACTCGACAAGGCAGTTTGCACCTTTAAAAAGAGAACCTGATGCCCTTTATCTTGATACAACAAATCTGGATGCCAAAGATGTTGTTGATATTTTGATAAAAGAGATTGAAAAAGAGCAGCAAAAAGATTAA
- a CDS encoding FAD/NAD(P)-binding protein codes for MDNIYRPYLMTISDMTDEAPGVRTFKLNFSNEDEGRNFKFQTGQFGLYSVFGAGESTFCIASSPTREDYIECTFREAGRVTKALRELNIGDTLGFRGPYGNVFPIDKWEGKNLVFIAGGIALPPLRSVIWNCLDLRDKYKDVTIIYGAKTTEDLVYKHELKEWDARDDVNLVTTVDPGGETPEWNGKVGFVPTVVEEAAPESKDTIAIVCGPPIMIKFTLPALEKLGFKQDKVYTTLENRMKCGLGKCGRCNIGCTYVCKEGPVFTAEEVSKMPDEF; via the coding sequence ATGGACAATATATACAGACCATATCTTATGACTATCAGTGATATGACAGATGAGGCGCCTGGTGTGAGGACGTTCAAGCTCAACTTCTCAAACGAAGACGAAGGCAGGAATTTCAAATTCCAGACCGGGCAATTCGGGCTTTATTCAGTTTTTGGTGCTGGTGAAAGTACTTTCTGTATTGCTTCATCACCCACAAGAGAAGACTATATTGAGTGCACATTCAGAGAAGCAGGAAGGGTCACCAAGGCGTTAAGAGAGCTGAACATTGGTGACACTTTAGGATTCAGAGGGCCATACGGAAATGTGTTTCCCATAGATAAATGGGAAGGTAAAAACCTTGTGTTTATTGCAGGTGGTATCGCGTTACCTCCATTAAGATCAGTTATCTGGAATTGCCTGGATCTTCGTGATAAATATAAAGATGTCACAATAATCTATGGCGCAAAAACAACTGAAGACCTCGTATACAAACACGAGCTTAAGGAGTGGGACGCGAGAGATGATGTCAATCTGGTAACTACAGTTGATCCCGGTGGAGAAACACCTGAATGGAACGGCAAGGTTGGCTTTGTTCCAACAGTTGTGGAAGAAGCGGCTCCGGAGAGTAAAGACACAATTGCGATCGTATGTGGTCCTCCCATTATGATTAAGTTTACGTTACCTGCTCTGGAGAAACTCGGTTTCAAACAGGATAAAGTTTATACCACTCTGGAGAATAGAATGAAATGCGGGCTTGGTAAATGCGGCAGATGTAATATTGGCTGCACTTATGTATGTAAAGAAGGACCGGTATTTACCGCTGAAGAAGTAAGCAAAATGCCAGATGAATTCTAA
- the rpsA gene encoding 30S ribosomal protein S1 has translation MVNKLVLEQYDIKQDEIEKELEEIIGSDSLEKIEAAFDTSIKNFDLGTILSGRILGVIGNNVILDTGYKSEGIVPLSEFDSPEEVEVGTDIEVMLESFEDDTGLIQISKRKADRIRGWEKIVNKYQEGDVVKGKVVRKIKGGLLVDVGIPIFLPASQIDIKPPGEIAEYIGSEVTCKILKIDEIQQNIIVSRRKLIEEERNKQKREFLDSVEIGQVVKGEVKNIADFGAFIDLGGIDGLLHITDMSWGRISHPSEMLAIGDEIDVKILDIDAVKDKVSLGLKQKTENPWTKVEERYPIGSKIKGQVVNIMSYGAFIKLETGIEGLVHISEMSWTRRINHPSDVVAIGDSVEAVVLNINKDKEEISLSIKQVEQNPWTNIEEKYPPGVTIKGKVRNLTNYGAFIEIDEGIDGLLHISDMSWSKKVAHPSEIIKKGEMIEVKILSVDKDKKRVSLGIKQLSDDPWKKEIPEKYHVGDIVKGKVTKMTDFGAFIDLSNGLEGLLHISEVSKEKIKKLENVISIGQELDVKIVKIEPEARKIGLSLRGIENTPEQAPESGQQEEKTDVNVTENVAEEKADDVKDEDNT, from the coding sequence ATGGTTAACAAACTTGTATTAGAACAATACGATATCAAGCAAGACGAAATAGAGAAGGAACTTGAAGAGATAATAGGGAGTGACAGCCTTGAAAAAATTGAGGCAGCATTTGATACCTCAATCAAGAATTTCGATTTAGGAACAATTTTGAGTGGTCGGATTTTAGGTGTCATTGGTAATAACGTAATATTAGACACCGGATATAAATCTGAGGGAATCGTACCGCTATCGGAATTTGACAGTCCTGAAGAAGTTGAAGTCGGGACAGATATAGAGGTGATGCTTGAGTCGTTTGAAGACGATACAGGTTTAATACAGATCTCAAAGCGGAAAGCCGACCGTATACGTGGTTGGGAAAAAATAGTTAATAAATACCAGGAAGGTGATGTCGTTAAGGGTAAAGTCGTGCGAAAGATAAAAGGTGGGCTGCTGGTTGATGTAGGTATCCCAATCTTTCTGCCCGCATCGCAAATCGATATCAAACCTCCCGGTGAGATTGCTGAGTATATTGGAAGTGAAGTAACGTGTAAAATTTTAAAGATCGATGAAATCCAGCAGAACATCATCGTTTCAAGAAGGAAGTTGATAGAGGAAGAGCGAAACAAACAGAAGCGCGAATTCCTGGATAGCGTTGAGATAGGTCAGGTCGTAAAAGGCGAAGTTAAAAATATTGCTGATTTTGGTGCGTTTATTGATCTTGGCGGCATAGACGGTTTGTTACACATAACAGATATGAGCTGGGGCAGGATCAGTCATCCTTCTGAAATGCTGGCAATTGGAGATGAGATTGATGTTAAGATACTTGATATTGATGCTGTAAAGGATAAGGTCTCTCTTGGATTAAAACAGAAGACAGAGAATCCGTGGACAAAAGTAGAAGAAAGATATCCAATTGGATCAAAGATAAAAGGCCAGGTGGTGAATATTATGTCATATGGTGCTTTTATCAAGCTGGAAACTGGTATCGAAGGCCTGGTGCATATATCTGAAATGTCCTGGACGAGGCGTATAAATCACCCTTCAGATGTAGTCGCAATCGGAGATTCTGTTGAGGCAGTAGTATTAAATATAAATAAAGATAAGGAAGAAATATCTCTGAGTATTAAACAAGTCGAGCAAAATCCATGGACAAATATAGAAGAAAAATATCCTCCTGGAGTTACGATAAAAGGAAAAGTCAGGAATTTGACTAATTATGGCGCATTTATAGAGATTGATGAAGGTATAGATGGACTCCTTCATATTTCAGATATGTCATGGTCAAAGAAGGTCGCACATCCTTCAGAAATAATTAAGAAGGGTGAAATGATAGAGGTTAAAATATTATCAGTTGATAAGGACAAAAAGAGGGTGTCCCTGGGGATCAAACAACTTTCCGATGATCCATGGAAAAAAGAGATACCGGAGAAATACCATGTTGGTGACATCGTAAAAGGCAAGGTTACCAAAATGACTGATTTTGGAGCATTTATTGACCTCAGTAACGGCTTGGAAGGATTATTGCATATTTCAGAAGTCTCTAAAGAAAAGATTAAAAAACTTGAAAACGTTATCTCTATCGGGCAGGAGTTGGATGTAAAGATTGTAAAGATAGAACCGGAAGCAAGGAAGATAGGCCTGAGCCTGAGAGGCATAGAGAATACTCCAGAGCAGGCACCTGAAAGCGGACAACAAGAAGAGAAAACTGATGTGAACGTTACAGAAAATGTTGCTGAAGAAAAAGCTGACGATGTAAAAGATGAAGATAACACATAG
- the mtaB gene encoding tRNA (N(6)-L-threonylcarbamoyladenosine(37)-C(2))-methylthiotransferase MtaB, producing MKTCSFITLGCKVNQYETQALREAIISSGYEEASLNTPVDLCVINTCTVTSTSDDKSRQQIRKVIRNNPDATVIVTGCYAESDAEAIKKIDGVGYVFEKGRESKIIDFVKNGSISNSDSGTVPSKIRDSKTKKLRRNLSAFNLKVSKFDGHTRAFLKIEDGCDIFCSYCIIPYVRGKVISKKIDDILFEAEQLVRNGYKEIVLTGIHLGAYGKETGYQRNITDVLEQLQSLQGLKRIRISSIEVNEVTDGLIELIAASNKVCPHFHLPLQSGDDYILKRMNRKYNTAQFIKTLEKIREKIKLPSISTDVLVGFPGEERKHFENTLGLCEKAGFSRTHIFPYSPRKDTPAAKMPDHCRPSDIKTRKKELESLTAGTSLSYKYSFTGKNISILVENTRDKKTGKLCGYSDRYIKVLFDGSDNLINEIVDIQVEKVLPQYVMGTYRK from the coding sequence ATGAAAACATGTAGCTTTATCACTCTTGGATGTAAGGTAAACCAATACGAAACACAGGCTTTAAGGGAGGCTATTATTTCAAGTGGGTATGAAGAGGCCTCCTTGAATACTCCTGTCGATCTGTGTGTTATAAACACGTGTACGGTCACATCCACGAGCGATGATAAGTCTCGTCAGCAGATCAGGAAAGTTATCAGAAACAACCCGGACGCTACCGTTATCGTTACAGGCTGTTATGCTGAATCAGATGCAGAGGCAATTAAGAAGATAGATGGAGTTGGTTATGTCTTTGAAAAGGGCCGAGAGAGCAAAATAATTGATTTTGTAAAAAACGGTTCTATTTCAAACAGTGACTCCGGAACGGTTCCCAGTAAGATAAGAGATTCTAAAACAAAAAAACTTCGTCGTAATTTATCTGCCTTTAACTTGAAGGTCAGTAAGTTTGATGGTCACACAAGGGCGTTTCTCAAGATTGAAGACGGATGTGATATTTTCTGCTCCTACTGTATCATTCCTTATGTCAGAGGCAAAGTCATTAGCAAGAAGATAGATGATATTCTGTTTGAAGCGGAACAACTGGTAAGGAACGGTTATAAGGAGATTGTACTTACCGGTATTCATCTGGGCGCGTATGGCAAGGAAACAGGATATCAACGTAACATTACCGATGTATTAGAACAACTGCAGTCTCTGCAAGGATTAAAGCGGATTAGAATAAGTTCGATAGAGGTGAATGAGGTTACAGACGGCTTAATTGAACTGATTGCAGCTTCAAATAAGGTATGTCCTCACTTTCATCTGCCGCTGCAGAGCGGAGATGATTATATTCTGAAGAGAATGAACAGGAAATATAATACTGCTCAGTTCATCAAAACTTTGGAAAAAATTAGAGAGAAGATAAAGCTGCCATCAATATCGACAGATGTACTGGTTGGATTTCCCGGGGAAGAGAGAAAACATTTTGAGAATACTCTGGGGCTTTGTGAAAAGGCCGGATTCAGCAGAACACACATCTTTCCTTATAGCCCGCGCAAAGACACTCCTGCTGCTAAAATGCCGGACCATTGCAGACCTTCTGATATTAAAACGCGTAAGAAAGAACTTGAATCCCTTACAGCAGGAACTTCCCTGAGTTACAAATACTCATTTACCGGCAAGAACATAAGTATTCTTGTAGAAAATACAAGAGACAAGAAGACAGGAAAATTATGCGGTTATTCAGACAGGTATATAAAGGTCTTATTTGACGGTTCTGACAATTTAATAAACGAAATTGTAGACATTCAAGTTGAAAAAGTTCTGCCTCAATATGTTATGGGCACATATCGTAAGTAA
- a CDS encoding DUF362 domain-containing protein, giving the protein MTNLNKVSLVKCTNYSKEDIRKAVDKTFSFFGGINNVVKKGQKVLLKPNFLKESSPRKCIITHPVVIETVAEMVLEAGATPIIGDSPAFGAVTKIASRIGLDKFAEKHGIEIIELDKPRKVSINCGGRDFSLTVSGKALDVDAIINLPKLKVHVQVLFTAGVKNLYGCVSGKQKIWRHLQSKNNLEWYTDMLIANYQLVKPVFTIVDGVMAMEEKGPTGGIPRDVSLLVGGIDVIAVDRVVAEVLSVNNPENVPILRAAKRLGIGEQDLSKIEIAGESLPSVKVHDFILPELTPIGFNFIRVVKSTIKHLWLKTVGKPRLQV; this is encoded by the coding sequence ATGACAAATCTGAATAAAGTTTCACTGGTAAAATGTACAAACTACTCTAAAGAGGATATTCGCAAGGCGGTAGATAAAACATTCTCTTTTTTTGGCGGGATTAATAATGTTGTAAAAAAGGGACAGAAGGTGTTGCTGAAACCAAACTTCTTAAAGGAGAGCAGTCCGAGAAAATGTATTATTACTCATCCTGTAGTTATAGAGACAGTAGCGGAAATGGTCCTAGAAGCTGGGGCGACCCCTATCATAGGAGACAGCCCCGCCTTTGGCGCCGTAACAAAAATTGCAAGCCGCATTGGACTGGATAAATTTGCGGAAAAACATGGCATTGAAATTATCGAATTGGATAAGCCCAGAAAAGTATCTATTAACTGTGGTGGGCGGGACTTTTCCCTGACCGTCTCAGGAAAGGCGCTTGATGTTGATGCCATAATCAATCTGCCCAAACTTAAGGTCCATGTTCAGGTCCTCTTTACCGCAGGGGTAAAAAACCTGTATGGATGCGTCAGCGGAAAGCAGAAGATATGGAGACACCTGCAGTCAAAGAATAATCTGGAGTGGTATACAGATATGTTAATAGCAAATTACCAATTGGTGAAACCGGTATTTACTATTGTTGATGGTGTAATGGCTATGGAAGAGAAAGGCCCTACCGGAGGCATCCCCAGAGACGTCTCTTTACTTGTCGGAGGAATAGACGTCATCGCGGTAGATAGAGTGGTTGCAGAAGTACTTTCTGTTAATAACCCGGAAAACGTCCCCATCCTCAGGGCAGCAAAAAGGCTGGGAATAGGTGAGCAGGACCTGTCAAAGATAGAAATTGCAGGTGAAAGTCTGCCTTCTGTTAAAGTACATGACTTTATCCTTCCTGAGCTAACACCGATTGGTTTTAATTTCATTCGGGTAGTGAAGAGCACTATCAAGCACCTGTGGCTTAAGACTGTTGGCAAGCCAAGGCTGCAGGTATAA
- a CDS encoding adenine phosphoribosyltransferase, with product MLKDLVRDIPDFPKEGIVFKDITPLLQNPSSLKEIVDKFTERYANQKVDVIVGAEARGFLFGPAVAVNLNAGFVPVRKPGKLPYETASMTYELEYGTDTLEIHKDAIKAGDNVLMLDDLLATGGTMAASCKLVESLGGNITGCAFLIELNFLNGKDKLSKYDIFSLIQY from the coding sequence TTGCTTAAAGACCTAGTACGTGATATTCCTGATTTTCCCAAAGAGGGAATTGTGTTTAAGGATATAACTCCGTTATTACAAAATCCTTCGAGTTTGAAGGAAATTGTTGATAAATTCACTGAGCGCTATGCAAATCAAAAAGTCGATGTAATCGTCGGCGCGGAAGCGAGGGGATTCCTTTTTGGACCTGCAGTTGCAGTAAACTTAAACGCGGGTTTTGTACCAGTCAGAAAACCTGGGAAACTTCCCTATGAAACAGCAAGCATGACATACGAACTGGAATATGGCACTGATACACTTGAAATACACAAAGATGCCATAAAAGCCGGTGATAATGTTTTGATGCTGGACGATCTTTTAGCAACCGGTGGGACCATGGCTGCGAGTTGTAAATTGGTAGAATCACTCGGCGGTAATATTACGGGATGCGCTTTTTTAATCGAACTGAACTTCCTGAATGGAAAAGACAAGTTAAGCAAATATGATATCTTTTCTCTCATTCAATACTGA
- the mobB gene encoding molybdopterin-guanine dinucleotide biosynthesis protein B, which translates to MNSKDVTIITIVGKQNAGKTTLLGDLIPKLKEHGYTVGTLKYNIRKFDIDHDGKDTYKYYHSGADSVALSSQNKVAVIKKTARPLTLHEIIDTHLNDVSIVLVEGYREGDYPRIRITDSLEVESDNELLLIKENPETGRFSEKDINRALDFIKNILKK; encoded by the coding sequence ATGAATTCTAAAGACGTAACTATCATAACCATCGTAGGAAAACAGAATGCCGGCAAGACAACACTACTCGGCGATCTCATTCCAAAACTGAAAGAGCATGGATATACGGTAGGTACTCTCAAATACAATATCAGAAAGTTTGACATTGATCATGATGGCAAAGACACATACAAGTATTATCACTCAGGCGCAGATTCTGTCGCCCTATCATCACAAAATAAAGTTGCCGTCATCAAAAAGACAGCACGTCCACTTACACTACATGAAATAATAGACACTCACCTTAATGATGTAAGCATTGTTTTAGTAGAAGGATATAGAGAAGGTGATTATCCCCGGATCAGAATAACAGATTCACTGGAAGTTGAATCAGATAATGAACTATTGCTTATAAAGGAAAACCCGGAAACCGGGCGCTTTTCCGAAAAGGACATAAACAGAGCTCTGGACTTTATAAAAAATATTTTAAAAAAATAA